One genomic segment of Oenanthe melanoleuca isolate GR-GAL-2019-014 chromosome 5, OMel1.0, whole genome shotgun sequence includes these proteins:
- the ADM gene encoding pro-adrenomedullin, with product MKLVHVALLYLGSVTFFGVDAARVDVATEFKRKWTKWALSRAKRDVKPAGVLRGLGAAADVLPLIRTQDVKEDSRVSPPSTREDAHIRVKRYRQSINRFPHFQTKACRFGTCTVHWLVDELHRAAVNDRNDAAPPNKISPQGYGRRRRSLPEPRSAARSPRSGRRPRTRLAAALGV from the exons ATGAAACTAGTTCACGTAGCCCTGCTCTATCTCGGCTCTGTGACCTTCTTCGGGGTGGATGCTGCAAGGGTGGACGTAGCGACAGAGTTCAAAAGAAA ATGGACGAAATGGGCACTAAGCCGAGCCAAGCGGGACGTGAAGCCTGCGGGCGTGCTCcgagggctgggggcagccgCCGACGTGCTGCCTCTCATACGCACCCAGGACGTGAAGGAGGATTCCCGAGTCTCGCCTCCCAG caccCGGGAGGATGCTCACATCCGCGTCAAGCGCTACCGCCAGAGCATTAACAGATTCCCCCACTTCCAAACAAAGGCGTGCCGCTTCGGGACGTGCACGGTGCATTGGCTGGTCGACGAGCTCCACAGGGCGGCCGTCAACGACAGGAACGATGCCGCCCCGCCGAACAAGATCAGCCCGCAGGGCTACGGCCGCCGGCGGCGTTCCCTGCCCGAGCCCCGCAGCGCAGCGCGCTCCCCCCGCTCCGGGCGGCGCCCACGGACGCGCCTCGCCGCCGCCCTGGGAGTCTGA